Proteins encoded together in one Schumannella luteola window:
- a CDS encoding ScbR family autoregulator-binding transcription factor, whose protein sequence is MPKQARAIATRESIIDAAAEVFAARSFASATLADVIARAGVTQGSLYFHFASKHELAAELIREQHSRSIALPAGVDGMHAIIQVSRDLARQIQGDQVVQAGLRLSTESVEQFPDLAKHPYEAWAEATAALVARAIELGELAPDLDAAAVGRVLRSSFTGIQIASRVTADWVDLVDRLEELWRIVLPGLVAPGRLDELLALIPVVFGGEEAPDSPHSAPRG, encoded by the coding sequence GTGCCGAAGCAAGCCCGCGCGATCGCGACCCGCGAGTCGATCATCGACGCCGCCGCCGAGGTGTTCGCCGCACGCAGCTTCGCCAGCGCGACGCTCGCCGACGTGATCGCCCGCGCCGGCGTGACCCAGGGCTCGCTCTACTTCCACTTCGCGTCGAAGCACGAGCTCGCCGCCGAGCTCATCCGCGAGCAGCACTCGCGGTCGATCGCGCTGCCGGCCGGGGTCGACGGCATGCACGCGATCATCCAGGTCAGCCGCGATCTGGCGCGGCAGATCCAGGGCGATCAGGTCGTGCAGGCCGGGCTGCGGCTCTCGACCGAGTCGGTCGAGCAGTTCCCCGACCTGGCGAAGCACCCCTACGAGGCGTGGGCGGAGGCGACCGCGGCCCTCGTCGCCCGGGCGATCGAGCTCGGTGAGCTGGCCCCCGACCTCGACGCGGCCGCGGTCGGCCGTGTGCTGCGCTCGTCGTTCACCGGCATCCAGATCGCGTCGCGCGTCACCGCCGACTGGGTCGATCTCGTCGACCGCCTCGAAGAGCTGTGGCGCATCGTGCTGCCCGGTCTCGTCGCGCCGGGTCGTCTCGACGAGCTGCTCGCGCTGATCCCCGTCGTCTTCGGCGGCGAGGAAGCGCCCGACTCCCCGCACTCGGCGCCCCGCGGCTGA
- the lepB gene encoding signal peptidase I codes for MSDAATTGPAAASSAVGGDTAMPARGLRGRLRRERRPATWTTFLRDLVVIIVAAVVISALIKAFLFRSFFIPSDSMNPTLVRDDRVIVNELQPKVFPLQRGDVVVFRDPGGWLGDGSDTSATPRPDPTWLDWTLSVVGLTAPDSDDHLIKRVIGLPGDHVTCCTGAGQIEINGQPIDDAFVNKQLGADSGTPFDVVVPKDSLWVMGDNRGNSRDSRAHVDEPGGGFVPYSDVVGRAFVLSWPTSRWGWLDNHPESFSEVDRRDHG; via the coding sequence ATGAGCGACGCGGCGACGACAGGACCGGCGGCGGCGAGCAGCGCGGTCGGCGGCGATACCGCGATGCCCGCGCGCGGACTCCGCGGCCGTCTGCGACGCGAGCGCCGGCCCGCCACGTGGACGACGTTCCTGCGTGATCTCGTCGTGATCATCGTCGCCGCGGTGGTGATCTCGGCGCTGATCAAGGCCTTCCTGTTCCGCTCGTTCTTCATCCCCTCCGACTCGATGAACCCGACGCTCGTGCGCGACGACCGGGTGATCGTGAACGAGCTGCAGCCGAAGGTCTTCCCGCTGCAGCGCGGCGACGTCGTGGTGTTCCGCGACCCGGGCGGCTGGCTCGGCGACGGCTCCGACACTTCGGCGACGCCGCGACCGGATCCGACCTGGCTCGACTGGACCCTCTCGGTCGTCGGGCTGACCGCGCCCGACAGCGACGACCACCTCATCAAGCGCGTGATCGGGCTGCCCGGCGATCACGTGACCTGCTGCACCGGCGCCGGGCAGATCGAGATCAACGGCCAGCCGATCGACGACGCCTTCGTGAACAAGCAGCTCGGCGCCGACTCGGGCACGCCCTTCGATGTCGTCGTGCCGAAGGACTCGCTCTGGGTCATGGGCGACAACCGCGGTAACTCGCGCGACTCGCGGGCGCATGTCGACGAGCCCGGCGGCGGCTTCGTGCCGTACTCGGATGTGGTCGGCCGCGCCTTCGTGCTCAGCTGGCCGACGAGCCGGTGGGGCTGGCTCGACAACCATCCGGAGTCGTTCTCCGAGGTCGATCGCCGCGACCACGGTTGA
- a CDS encoding DUF2510 domain-containing protein: MSDTATRPAPGWYADPKNATQARWWNGAGWSETTRPLPGAVPASATTPAPAMAATAVSATAASVAPAVPAASSAYAPTPAHPAAPVSPYATNAPAPAAHPHPDLPSSPAAWSRDPAQRSLADGYSAMSSYVPEVVTVGSANTVPGWLMATAPLWAGGSIFVAVFLLVVSNPELPIDQVPRWAWGLISAIPMVALAAVDAHQLKKRGYEPPNPALAIVLTPWLYLGARGKEVRRRGRKMWPMELTFVICFVLAVGAGAAAVFGGSALEREGARIQAASIRHQAEQELDKQVGSTWTLTCMTPDADWKPSSTIACTATAADGRSENVNIVIAADGTVTFAPA, encoded by the coding sequence GTGAGCGACACGGCGACGCGGCCCGCGCCCGGGTGGTACGCGGACCCGAAGAACGCCACGCAGGCTCGCTGGTGGAACGGCGCCGGCTGGAGCGAGACGACGCGTCCGCTGCCGGGTGCCGTGCCCGCATCGGCGACGACGCCTGCGCCCGCAATGGCGGCGACCGCCGTCTCCGCGACTGCGGCATCCGTCGCACCCGCTGTGCCCGCCGCGAGCTCCGCGTACGCGCCGACGCCCGCGCACCCCGCGGCGCCCGTCTCGCCCTATGCGACGAACGCGCCCGCGCCCGCCGCGCATCCGCATCCCGACCTGCCGTCGAGCCCGGCCGCGTGGTCGCGCGACCCGGCGCAGCGCAGCCTCGCCGACGGCTACTCGGCGATGAGCAGCTACGTTCCCGAGGTCGTGACCGTCGGCTCGGCGAACACGGTGCCCGGCTGGCTCATGGCGACCGCCCCGCTGTGGGCGGGCGGGTCGATCTTCGTCGCCGTGTTCCTGCTCGTGGTCAGCAACCCCGAGCTGCCGATCGACCAGGTGCCGCGCTGGGCCTGGGGTCTGATCTCCGCGATCCCGATGGTCGCGCTCGCGGCGGTGGATGCGCACCAGCTCAAGAAGCGCGGCTACGAGCCGCCGAACCCCGCGCTCGCGATCGTGCTCACGCCGTGGCTCTACCTCGGGGCTCGCGGCAAGGAGGTGCGCCGTCGCGGCCGGAAGATGTGGCCGATGGAGCTGACCTTCGTGATCTGCTTCGTGCTGGCGGTCGGCGCCGGCGCCGCGGCGGTCTTCGGCGGCAGCGCGCTCGAACGCGAGGGCGCGCGCATCCAGGCCGCGTCGATCCGGCACCAGGCCGAGCAGGAGCTCGACAAGCAGGTCGGCTCGACCTGGACGCTCACCTGCATGACGCCTGACGCCGACTGGAAGCCCTCGTCGACCATCGCCTGCACGGCGACGGCGGCCGACGGCCGGTCGGAGAACGTGAACATCGTCATCGCGGCCGACGGCACGGTCACCTTCGCGCCGGCCTGA
- a CDS encoding MarR family transcriptional regulator, translating into MGSAQWSKTLFNNRYLLQVAFAIADSEGAVESSALQAELGLSQPAVQRALRVLEEVELITRQPRASRTEHLPYRRVEHPFWETAKALVVAAEARP; encoded by the coding sequence GTGGGTAGTGCGCAGTGGTCGAAGACCCTGTTCAACAACCGCTACCTCCTGCAAGTCGCGTTCGCGATTGCAGATAGCGAGGGCGCGGTGGAGTCTTCGGCCCTCCAAGCGGAGCTTGGTCTGAGCCAGCCCGCAGTTCAACGGGCGTTGCGGGTCCTAGAGGAGGTCGAGTTGATCACACGTCAGCCACGGGCTTCTCGCACCGAGCATCTGCCATACCGCCGCGTGGAGCATCCCTTCTGGGAGACCGCGAAGGCGCTCGTGGTGGCCGCGGAGGCTCGACCTTGA